In Stigmatopora nigra isolate UIUO_SnigA chromosome 2, RoL_Snig_1.1, whole genome shotgun sequence, a single window of DNA contains:
- the lamp5 gene encoding lysosome-associated membrane glycoprotein 5, translated as MGPVGFSTKESSRTLLLGAWLLLPLLLLSTTAWGELEGENLSGLSGDPDRAIFAVRENGTTCLMVEFAVKLLVPYDVLALNRIDLITEQASFTLPRGARIDGKCGSSESEIHISWKNDAYVLRFYFSKELRAKGAEVWKISKVQLVYDTSETSHFINAYNPGTHTASSRRLSAMVTPSGRSFACAAQQTLTLISSDHQKGVTISMYDAQIQPFDMTADFVFSEPYKCITDQRERLEETLPLILGFILALIIVITLTVYHFHLKLSASSTPPQMPRDRSMYKNM; from the exons ATGGGACCAGTGGGCTTCAGCACCAAGGAGAGTTCTCGTACTCTTCTGCTTG GCGCATGGCTGCTGTTGCCGCTGTTGCTTCTGTCAACGACGGCGTGGGGCGAGCTGGAAGGCGAGAACCTGTCGGGTCTGTCGGGCGATCCCGACCGAGCCATCTTCGCCGTGCGGGAGAACGGCACCACTTGCCTGATGGTAGAGTTTGCCGTCAAACTGCTGGTGCCCTATGACGTGCTGGCGCTCAACCGCATTGAC CTGATCACCGAGCAGGCGTCCTTCACGCTCCCTCGCGGCGCTCGCATCGACGGAAAGTGTGGCAGCAGCGAGTCGGAGATTCACATCAGTTGGAAAAACGATGCCTACGTGCTGCGCTTCTACTTTTCCAAG GAGCTGCGTGCCAAAGGCGCAGAGGTGTGGAAGATCAGCAAGGTCCAGTTGGTGTACGATACCTCCGAGACGTCTCACTTCATCAACGCCTACAACC CCGGCACGCACACGGCCAGCAGCCGCCGCCTGTCGGCGATGGTGACGCCGTCCGGCCGCTCTTTTGCCTGCGCCGCCCAGCAGACGCTGACCCTCATCAGCAGCGACCACCAGAAGGGTGTCACCATCAGCATGTACGACGCCCAGATTCAACCCTTCGACATGACTGCCGATTTTGTCTTCAGCGAGC ctTACAAATGCATCACAGATCAGCGTGAACGTCTAGAAGAGACGCTGCCACTCATCTTGGGCTTCATCTTGGCgctcatcatcgtcatcacccTGACCGTCTACCATTTCCACCTCAAGTTGAGTGCCAGCAGCACACCCCCACAAATGCCACGTGACCGCTCAATGTACAAAAACATGTAA
- the pak5 gene encoding serine/threonine-protein kinase PAK 5 yields MFGKKKKRLEISAPSNFEHRVHTGFDPREQKFTGLPQQWQSLLADTANRPKPMVDPSYITPIQLAPMKTIVRGNRPPKDASINGLLQEFDNISVTRSNSLRKESPPGGAHQAGAGSRPLAGPRPGGHEENGFGHYYSRYSCDLDPSAGRDYAPDKPGFSADGEWAPGRLYRLAKHNGHSHPIRSPFYPDAMPQKSDYGKLPPDYHAYLESKGRSVDEVASTAGSGVGSSGYYRASVGGSSSQDYRDTSVGTPSRASLHSEQINYPDSEWSYGPGRDDYEKRPKSSYVMQTSPTPAIRQRSRSGSGLQEPNVPYAASGPFKNPAQAHPYSSYTYPRLSESLAASQTLDKGESREGSPQRGAAGGGMGGDTYPRGPLKLPQNHAKPPGYPPAHLPYPPVFHHYKPSPYHHPPSQPSPPYTPQGAYSQPSSPYIPPGAYPPPSWGSSSDTQPSRVSHEQFRAALQLVVNPGDPREYLDSFIKIGEGSTGIVCIASEKHSGKQVAVKKMDLRKQQRRELLFNEVVIMRDYHHENVVDMYNSYLVGDELWVVMEFLEGGALTDIVTHTRMNEEQIATVCLSVLRALCYLHTQGVIHRDIKSDSILLTSDGRIKLSDFGFCAQVSKEVPKRKSLVGTPYWMAPEVISRLPYGTEVDVWSLGIMVIEMVDGEPPYFNEPPLQAMRRIRDNLPPRLKESHKVSSALRSFLDLMLVREPSQRATAQELLQHPFLKLSGPPSCIVPLMRHYRQR; encoded by the exons acCATCGTACGGGGAAACCGGCCCCCCAAAGACGCCTCCATCAACGGCCTTCTCCAGGAGTTCGATAACATCTCAGTGACTCGCTCCAACTCACTACGCAAGGAGAGTCCACCGGGCGGGGCTCACCAGGCCGGCGCCGGGTCCCGGCCCTTGGCAGGACCCCGCCCGGGCGGTCACGAAGAGAACGGCTTCGGCCACTACTACTCTCGCTACTCCTGCGACTTGGACCCCTCGGCCGGCCGCGACTACGCCCCGGATAAGCCGGGCTTCTCGGCGGACGGCGAGTGGGCTCCTGGGCGGCTCTACCGCCTGGCCAAGCACAACGGCCACTCGCACCCCATCCGCAGCCCTTTCTACCCGGACGCCATGCCCCAAAAGTCGGACTACGGCAAGCTCCCGCCCGACTACCACGCCTACCTAGAAAGCAAAGGGCGCTCGGTGGACGAGGTGGCGTCCACTGCCGGCAGCGGGGTGGGCTCCAGCGGCTACTACCGGGCCTCGGTGGGCGGCTCCTCCAGCCAGGACTACCGGGACACTTCGGTAGGCACCCCGTCTCGCGCTTCCCTGCACAGCGAGCAGATCAACTACCCGGACAGCGAGTGGAGCTACGGCCCCGGGCGGGACGACTACGAAAAGCGACCCAAGAGCTCGTACGTGATGCAGACTAGCCCCACGCCGGCCATCCGGCAGAGGTCCCGCTCGGGTTCCGGGCTCCAGGAACCCAACGTCCCCTACGCCGCGAGTGGGCCCTTCAAGAACCCCGCCCAGGCGCACCCGTACAGCTCCTACACGTATCCCCGCCTGTCGGAGAGTTTGGCCGCCTCGCAGACCCTCGACAAG GGCGAGTCGCGGGAGGGCAGCCCCCAGCGCGGAGCGGCCGGAGGCGGCATGGGCGGCGACACCTACCCCCGCGGGCCTCTCAAGCTACCTCAGAACCACGCCAAGCCGCCCGGCTACCCGCCGGCCCACCTACCCTACCCGCCCGTCTTTCACCATTACAAGCCGTCACCCTACCATCATCCGCCATCCCAGCCCAGCCCGCCGTACACCCCGCAG GGGGCATACTCCCAACCATCGTCGCCCTACATCCCCCCGGGGGCGTACCCCCCTCCGTCGTGGGGGTCCAGCTCCGACACGCAACCTTCCAGGGTCTCTCACGAGCAGTTTCGAGCCGCGCTCCAACTGGTCGTCAACCCAG GTGACCCCCGCGAGTACCTGGACAGCTTCATCAAGATCGGCGAAGGCTCCACGGGCATCGTATGCATCGCCAGCGAGAAGCACAGCGGGAAGCAAGTGGCCGTCAAAAAGATGGACCTGAGGAAGCAACAAAGAAGAGAGCTGCTCTTCAATGAG GTGGTGATTATGAGGGACTACCATCACGAGAACGTGGTGGACATGTACAACAGCTACCTGGTGGGAGACGAGCTCTGGGTCGTCATGGAGTTCCTGGAGGGAGGGGCGCTCACCGATATCGTCACACACACCAG GATGAACGAAGAGCAGATCGCCACCGTCTGCTTGTCGGTGCTGAGGGCCTTGTGCTACCTTCACACACAGGGCGTCATCCACCGTGACATCAAGAGCGACTCCATCTTGCTCACCAGCGACGGACGG ATCAAGCTGTCCGACTTTGGTTTCTGCGCCCAAGTGTCCAAAGAGGTCCCCAAGAGGAAGTCACTGGTGGGGACGCCGTATTGGATGGCGCCCGAAGTCATCTCAAGGCTACCTTACGGGACTGAG GTGGACGTGTGGTCGTTGGGCATCATGGTCATCGAAATGGTGGACGGCGAGCCGCCATACTTCAACGAGCCGCCTCTGCAGGCCATGAGGAGGATACGAGACAATCTTCCGCCACGGCTAAAAGAATCGCACAAG GTGTCTTCGGCGCTGCGCTCCTTCCTGGACTTGATGTTGGTTCGAGAGCCGTCGCAACGAGCCACGGCACAGGAActcctccagcaccccttcctCAAGCTGTCGGGACCACCGTCATGCATCGTCCCCCTCATGAGACACTATCGCCAGCGCTGA